In the genome of Candidatus Ornithobacterium hominis, the window ACAAATTAAATGCATAAGCATTATTACCAAAATCTAAATAGCCTTTAATTTCATTTGTGTTTTTTCTACCATAATGTAGCAAGTTGTCCACACCACTTTTTAATGAGTATTGCTGAAGTCTTTGCTCATAAATATTATTGACCAACTTGAAAAAAGAAATAAAATTGGATTTACCAACGCCATTTGAACCTATCAAAATATTTATTGGACTTAGTTTTAAATCCATTTTTTTGATAGACTTATATCCTTCTATTTTAATATTTTGAAGCATAGCTATATTGTTTTAAATTCTATACCTGCATCTTTCATTTGCAAAGAGGCATTTGTTTTTAATTGGTCTATTATTTCGTCAATTATATTTTGTATAAATTTTGCCATAATTTCAGTTCACAAATGTAATTAATTAATCAATAGCTTCTCGCTTTGTTTGTTTATGGTTTAAAATAACATTCTATTATTGCTTCATTAATTAAATCTTTCATACTTTTTTCTTTTTCAATTGATAAAAGCTTTAATTTTTTCAAAATATCTATATCAATATAGAGAGAAAATGCCTTTTCATTTTTCATTACACTCTCTTTCACAGGTTTCACTTCCTGCTTTTTTGGTTCTATTTTCTTTACTTGAGCTTGTTTTATCAAGCTGCTTAAATCTTTTTTCATATAAAATCTTTTTTCTAATATATAAATATATATTTATATAATCATATTAAGGATTTCTTCAGTTAGATTATCAATGTGATCTTGAGCTTTAGAATCTAAAGTATCAACTAGAATAGACCGTGTAAATGAAACCAAATCCTGAATTTTTGTTTCTGCTATTTTTATATTGAAGGTTTTCATTTCATTTACAATATCTTGTGTAATCGTCGTATTATGTTTAATAAGATTAAACACAATAAGGGCATTATCTTGTTTTTTCGCTTCTGTTATTAAATCTATTGTTCCTTTTATTGCAAATAAATCTAAAATCCCAGCACGTGTAGGAACAACGATTATATCTGAAACTTCAAAAATTTTAGTCAAGTTGGTTGCTAAATATGGTGGCGTATCAACTAATACGAAATCATAGTCTAATTCTGGCAATTCTTCAGGTAGAACATTTTCTAAGATGTCAAAATACACCATATCTGATACCTGTGATAAACTACCCTGTTTATCATAATCAACAATACAAACATTTGCTGATTCATATATTTTTTTTGCAACATTGAATGCTAGGGTTGATTTACCAACGCCCCCTTTTTGATGTGAAAATGTAATAATAGACATATTTAGATAATTATATATTTATACAAATATAGAATTAATTATTTATATAAATATATATTATTAAATTTTATTTTGCTCCTAGGGCTCTAGTAGAAAAATAATATTAACGTTATATAAGTTAATAACAGAAAAAATAAAATGATAATAAATTATAAAAATCAACAAATTGTTTTTAAACACTTTGGATAAAAGAACAAAAAAAATAGTATTCTATAAAATATTGCAAATTACTATGATATAAATATTAAAATCTTTTCTGTAATTATATAAATATATAATTGTTTATTTATATATTAGCTTTAATAATGTTTGGATACATTGTATTTTTAACTAAATTTGATTTATTTATGAAAAATCTATTTCAAGAAACAGTTAGGGAAGCTTATCAAGCTTATAAAATTTGTAACCCCATGGGATTAAGAAATACTGTAATGAATCAAATTAATGAACTAAATAAATAATAAAATAAATTAAAATGAAAACAAATTTAAGAACATTAGCACTATGTTTAGTGCTTGGAACTAGCTTTACCGCTATTACTTCGTGTAACAATGATGACGGAATAGAAGAAGTTGTAAAGAATAAAAAGAATAAATATACTTATTCTCCTCCAGCATGGATTCAGGGCAGCTGGGTGGATGAGGAAAATTAGATGAAACTACTGGTTATAAGTTTACTGAATCAGCTGTATATTTTGTTAGTAAGGATGGTGAAGTACCTATTGGTGGATCTGAAATTGATGAGAATTGGAAAAAGGCGGAGCATTCAAGTAATAATAAATATAAATTCGCTTTGTTAGGGGAACTCTTTATCTATGAAGTTGAATATATTGACGATAATCATGTAGAGTTAAAACTACCTGTTTTGGTTAGCGACAAACCCATTAAGTTTGAATACTATTATTTAAAATTAAAAAGACGTAATAAAGATTTTATTATACCAAAAATATTTGAATAAATAATAAATTATATTTTAAGTTTAAAAAGCCCGAACTGTATCTGGCTTTTTTAATAAATATAGATTTGTGTCACACAATCATTTATATAATTATTGTAGGCGTGGGGCAGTTGAGTGTCCTTAAATTGAGGGCAAAGCCACTCATTGGTTACTTTTATAATACTCAACTTTGTTTTATTGGTTGCTTTTATAATACTTTTGATTATCTTTGCATTATGTATGCAATATTATTTGATTTAGACACGAATTGCCTTAATGAAAATTATGAAGGCACTACATATCATAACGCCTATAAGCTAATCAAGGATTTTATGATTAGTAACGGATTTGAATGGAAGCAAGGAAGCGTTTATTTCGGTGGTAATACAATTGATGCAGTTACTTGTGTTCTTGCTGTCCAAAAATTAGCAAAACAATATCCTTGGTTCTCTACCTGTGTGAAAGATGTGAGAATGCTTAGAATAGAAGAAAACAACGATTTGCTCCCTGCTATTTCTTTGTAACTAACACGCACTCACCTAATAATATACTCCTACGTGCCATAAGACTCAAAAACATCATTAAATCTAATGTACGTTATTTGAGTAACTCCTTTTTGGTTGTTTAAGGGTGTTTTTAGCCGTTTTAAGCTATTTTTTTTAAATTAGATGTAAATACTCTACCTGAAGAAAAAAGCCATTAAATCGCTTTTAATTGTTTTTTTAAAAATTATATATTTGTGGGGCATTAAGGAAGGACAAAGAGGCAACGTGAGGACAACCTTGAGAAGAGCCAAAATGTGAACTTTATACGCAGAATTTTTCTGTAAAAATCAAATCATTCGGGTTAAGTTTTCTTACCCGTTTGATTTTCTAAAATCCATTATGAAAGCAGAAAAAAATAACTATATATTTCAAGTTGATGATACAGTTCTTGTAGCTCCTCAAGTTACAGGCGAGAAAGATTGGATTGAGGCTAAAATTACTGAAATTGAAGATAATCCTTTCATTGGAACCGTGATTAATGTAATCACTCCTGAAGTAATTATATTTTTTGAAAAACCTGATATGTTCAAGCCTTTGATTAAAAAAAATACTTAATCTATCGGCTTTTCTCTATTACTGCGGAATAATTTAATATAAATTAATCCTTGTTCCTCTATCACCTCATATAACAGAGAAAACTTACCATTGAAAAAATTTCTTTTATACAAATTAAGCGACTTAATGTAATTAGCTAAAAAATAAGGGTTTTCAGATATCACTTTTTCTACCAATTCTACCTGTTGGATTATTTTTAAAGAATATTCATTACTCTTATTTTTTTCTATCCAAAAATCAAGGTTATCTTCAAGCTTTTTAGCAGCTTCTTCGGTCCATCTAACTTCCATACTTATCTTTTAATCTCTTAGATAAATCCATGCTACTTATTGTTTTTCCCTCAATAATCTGCTGATTAGATATTTCTAAACTCTCCATTTCTTCAGGAGTTGGCTTAAATTTGGATTCTCTATTGTATTGCTCTACAATTTCTATAATTTCATTGTATTGCTGAATAGGAATAACTACAGATAACGGCGTTCCATTATTATCTGTTATAAATTGACGATTTCCAGTAACCATATTAATCTTTTTACAAAGATATTCAAATTAAATAATTTTTCTAAGTTGATAATAAACTGCAGTAATTTTTACCGCAGTTTATTTTACTTTTTACGAGTTAAAAAGAATCTCTCGGAACTGCTTTACCCTCTTTTTTCACCAAATTGAATACACTCTTAGATTTTCTATTTTTGAAAACCACACCCTTGAAAAACCCATCCGAGTGAATTACTAAATTCAATGTATCATTTATATTGTAGTATAGGTAATCAGAAGGGTTACATTCAATTATTGTGTTCTTTGATTTGAAAAAATAAATATCTCCTCCTTTACTGTTTTTTAGAATGATTTTTTCAACTATCACAAAATCAATTTCTCTATCAGGTAGTTTACTTTCTATTTCTTTTAAATTGCATGAAAATAGAAAAAGAGTGATTATTACAAATATTATGAAGTATCGCATTACATTGGTTTATTTATTAAAATCAAATTCAATTTTAAATTCATTATTAAGTTTTAACCTAGCGTCAAAACTTTTGCCTGCTTTAGATTTGAAACCTTTCAATAATCTTGTTTCTTTTTTGCTAATTAAATCTTGAATTACTGATTCAGATATTTTTTTTCCTGCAATGGTTTTCCATATTGTAAAATCACAACCTTTTTTCCAATTTGTACAACCAAACGATTTTTTTCCTTCTAAAATATTTCCATTACCACATTTAGGACATTTTCCAAGGGTTTTTCTTTCAGTTGTTATAGAGGTTAGTTTGGTATCTTTACTAAAGATATCTTGAACAATATTGTTTGTAAAATCTGTGATTTCTTTATAAAATAATTTAACATCTTCAGTTCCTTCAGCAACTTTCTTTAATTTCATTTCCCAGATAGCAGTAGTAATTACATCACTTACTTGCAAATCTTTGATAATGTTATAGTATTCCAATCCTCTATTATTTGATTAGGCTGAATTTTTATATCAAGTTTTTGCTCTTCTATATCTTTCTCATCAGTATTTTTTAATTCATATTTTTTCCAACCATCAGCTCTCCAACTATTATATTTTGCTCTTATAAGACTATCTAATTCTTTTTTATTTGATGCGTTTTTATAAGTTTCAATAGTTTTAGCGTAGTCTAAAAATTCTTCCTCAGTTGGAATTTCCTGTGCAAACTTATTTGGATTTTCTTTCGTTAGTAAAAATGAATTTTCTTTTTTTGTTTCTGAATTTTCTTTGAACTTTTGGGTTTCGATTGGCATTGTAAATTGAGTTTTTTCTTGAATTCCATCAATCTCATTATTGATAGTATAAATAGTTTTTTTACCTGATTTTCGATTCCTTGAAATAAAACTTAAATCCTCAAGTTTTTTTAAAGCCTTTTTAATAGTTGGTGTTGAGAGAGAAAGAAGTTTAGATAATTCAGAATCAGATAAAACAAATGCCTGTTCTTGATTGTTTTTAAAAGATTTATTTATCGTATATTAGTCTCTACAAAATAGGAATTAAGGAGCTGATTGATAATATTCATAAAACATTAGCTGAAGATCTTCGCTCGACTTTGAGTTCTGGTAGCCGAATTTCTATTGCGGCATCTTGTTTTTCTATTTATGCTTTTCAAGAACTTAAGAAAGAGCTAGAGAGGGTGGAAGAGCTGAGGTTTATTTTTACTTCACCTACCTTTATAGCAGAGAAAACAAGTAAAGTTCAACGCGAATTTTATATTCCTCGTTTGCATAGAGAGCGTAGTCTTATAGGAAGTGAGTTTGAAATCCAACTTCGTAACGAATTGACACAAAAGGCTATTGCACGAGAATGTGCAGAGTGGATCCGTCGAAAGGTCAAGTTCAAGTCAAATAAGACTAAAGAAAATATGATGGGCTTTGGCGTAGTGGACAACTGCTCTTATATGCCGCTAACTGGATTCACTACTGTAGAGCTCGGAGTAGAACGAGGTGACAACGCCTATACAATGATACAAAAAGCAGAATCTCCCTTTAGTGAACACTATACACAATTATTTGAACAACTCTGGAACTAAAAATAGATAAGGAAAAATCATTGGATAAGCAGATGCAACTAGTAGCCAGATTAATCAAAGAAAAAAGTACTTAGAAACGAAAGAATAAAGGAATAAAACAATATGGAAATAAAGAAACAAACCCTGACCTCAGCATCGCATAGCGAGTTTACGCTTGAGACACTAAAACAAATAGCCCCCTCAGCATTTACGGAGGTACGTGGGGCAGATGGCGAGCTGACACAGAAGGTAAATTTTGATGTGCTCCGTGAACTGTTGGGTGTGATGTCGATGAGGAGAACTTTGGCTTTCAATGGGTGGGCAAGCAGGCGGCAAAGCGAGCAGCAGCGGAGCCTACACGCCAGACCCTACGCCCCGTTGTGGAGGACAGTGTAGACTGGGAGACCACAGAGAACCTCTACATAGAAGGGGATAATCTAGAAGTGCTAAAGCTCCTCCAGCGTGCTTACCTCGGTAAAGTAAAAATGATCTATATTGCCCCGCCTTATAACACGGGCAAGGACTTTGTTTATAATGACGACTTTGCCATGAGCCGTGAGGAGATGGACGAGGCGATGGGTAACCTTGATGAGGAAGGCAACCGCTTGCGCCAGAACCCCGATTACAACCTCCGCTACCGCTACCTTCGTATGCAAGGCAAAGCCACAGGTAAAGATTTCGCCCATCTCGACAGCATTTTTGTCACACATCGCAATTCCAAAGCGATTCAGCTGATGCAACAAAAGGTAGTTGATTACGAGCAAGCTCTGCAACTAGAACAGCAAGAGCGTATCAAAGGTGAGCAAGTTCAACTTAAGAAGTTGTTAGTGAAGTAAACGAAAACGCCAAGGAGGCGATTATTCTTCCTTGGGGCTACGTTTTATTTTAAAAGTTCATTTTGGTCCAAATAAGCAATGAACCCTTTGATAATTGCTTCATTACGATTTAGGATATCGTCTTCTGTAAAATCATTTTTCTCGTTTGCCATTGCCAAGAGTTCTGAGATGCACGTCTGTTTCCTTTCGCCCTTACCCCCTTGCAATCCTTTGTAATACTTCACTTTATCAGTAAACCTATAGTCCGAAGATCTGATATTTATGCGCTGTTCAAGTAAAGACTTGTTTCCGAGAAGTTCTGCATTCCATCCATCTTTTAAAGGCTCATTTTTCACTCTATTTTTCGCATATATATGCTCTATGTCAAATTTGCTTTCAAGAGGGAGTAGTACTTGTTGGTTATGCTGATAAGCCCACCAAGTAATCATTGATCGTGTTATTTGTCTCTGATTCAGAAATCTATAACTTTTAATTATGTTTTCGAGATTATCTCTTTCAAACTTAAAATCAGAAAATGTCACTTCTTTACCATTAATCAGATTAACCATTTCGCGATAAATAGGTGTGCGAAGAGCATTTACGCCTGGATTAGTAAGTGCGTATGCCCAAATAAATCCGATTGTTCGTTCCAAAAATTTTGAGAAAGCATTCTCTTCCAAAGAGCCATCCGACTGTTTATTATGCATAAAATAGACAGATACAAAATAGTACCACATGCCATTAGGTGCATAATTTAATACAAATAGGAGTTGTAGAACTTTATCTGAAAACCTATTTAAGTCTTGATTATTGACATCGTACCAAAACTTTATAAGAATTTCAAGTTCATCTAAAGTTGTTTCATTTTTCAAGGCTTTATATGTATCCTTCTCATAGAACTTACGTAAAGCCTCTGTTGTCGTGTTAGTATTTCCCTGTTTAGCTCGTAAGAAATACATATACAGCGTGAAAAGTTCATCTAAAGGAGAATCCTTACTCGAGTTAAATGCCAAAGAAGACAAACGCTCTAACTCTCTCCAGCGTTCTATAAAATCTTCTTTCTTACCATTCTTAGAGTAGTATTTATAAAACTCAGCTTTGAAAATATCAGCATCGGAAAGAGGTTTTCCTCTATCGTTTAGTGTGGAAAAGATGCGTAATGCCGTATCTTGGTTTTCGGCTTCAATAGGTAATAAAATGCAATTACCAAGAATTCTAATAGGCAGATATGGAAAAAATGTTGGATAGTTTGCTAAGAAATCATCTATTTTCTTTTGGAAGAAACGATAGTTCTCTGCATATCGACTTTTGAAATTATTTGGAGCAACTCCAGCTTTGAGAATATCTAAGAATTCTTCTTTATCATCATCAGTAGCAACTTCAGAATCTATTTTCAAAGCTTCTTTGTTCGGTTCGTCAAACTCATTTGTTTTCCAAACACATTGCTCAATCATCTTCCGCATACTTTTAGTTCCTTTATCCTGCATCATTCCTGAACGTTCATAGAATGCTCTCAATAAAAGCATTAAGGTTGTGAGACGTTGTTGCCCATCTATAATTTCTTGTTTGCCACTTCCATTCTTGAAAGTAACTATTGGTCCTAGAAAATACTCTTCATCCTGCCGGAATTTGGTTGCATCATCTTCTGGAATTGCAAAAGTAAAAATATCATCCCAAAGAGTTTGACACTCTGTTTCACCCCAAGCGTATGGACGCTGATAATCAGGAATAAGAAAATCGGTTTTCTTATCTACAAAAAGTCCCTTAATGGTTTTTTGGTCTATGTTGAGTTTTGACATCTTATATGATTTATTGTTTTAATTCTTTTTATTGATCTTATCAGACATTACAAAGCTACTCTTGGTCCACGAATTTATTCAATTCTTCCTCCACCTCCTCCACAGTAGGCAACACTGATTTCAGATTTTCAGGGATAGTCTTTGTTAGTTGATAGTCGCTGACACCGATTGGCTGATCGTAACCCGAGAGTGCATATTGTGCCACAACCTTGTCGCCACCATTGCAGAGGAGCAAGCCAATAGTTTTGTTGTCGTGTTCGCCACGGAGGGTATCGTCCACTACATTGATGTAGAAGTTCAGTTGTCCCATGTATTCGGGCTTGAATGGTGTCGCTTTAAGTTCGATAACTACGTATGCGTGTAGTTGGATATTATAGAGGATAAGGTCGGCATAGAAATCAGAATCACCTACTTCAAAATGCTTCTGCTGTGCTACAAACGCAAAGCCACTTCCCATTTCGAGTAAGTACTTTGTGATATGCGAAACCAATTGCCGTTCAAAGTCTCGTTCTGCCATTTTATCCGTTTGCCCCATCATATCAAAGATATAAGGGTCTTTCATCAGATAGTTGGCAAGGTCGCTTTGCGGTTTGGGTAATCGTACCGAGAAGTTACTCACTTTCTTTGCCGTAATCTGCCGAGCGAAAAGATTGGTCTCAATCTGCATTTGCAGAACATTACTGCTCCAACCATTGGCAACTGCCTGTGTAATATACCAAAAGCGTTCACCTAAAGGCAACTTACTGTTAAGCAGAATTACATGGCTTGCCCAGTTGGTGCGAACAATGGCAGATTGCTTGAAGATATCCTCTATCTTACTAATGTCGCTGTGATAGATAGCCGACAGCATTTCAGAAATCTCTCCTAATTGCGCAACAGGCTGTTGTACAATTATATCTCTTTGATTTTCGGTGAATTGAATTAGTGCAAGAGGTTCTTGCACTAATTGATTGAGTTCTTTTGTTTGGTTCAAAACACGCTCCAACGTTGGATTTTGAAGCAAGCTATTCACCTCAACCATTTTGTTCAGTATTTCCAGTGGATAAGCACTGGCGAACTGGCACATATAGAAGATGTTTCTGCGAGAGTATCCCTTCTTGTCAGGATATTGTGAGCGTATAGCCTTGGATAGATTGTCGATAACTTTGCTTCCCCAGCCTTCTTTCTTTTGGAGGTAGAGAATAAAATGCCCCACCTTCCAATAATGGAAGAGCATATCAGCATTAGCCGAAGTAATCATGCGCACTTGTGTATGCTCAAGATCAGTACCAATGGCTCGTACAACGAGAGATAAATCTTGCTTATCGGCTTTCTGTATTTTATCTTTGCTCATATTGTCTTGGAGTTATAATTGATTGAATTTACTCATAGCATTCGCCTTGATGTCGTCTGCAATATCAATGTAGGGTTTCATTGCCTTGTAGTCGCTATGTCCTGTCCACTTCATCACAACTTGAGGAGGAATACCCAATGCAAACGCATTGCAGATAAAAGTGCGGCGACCTGCATGTGTGCCAAGCAGGGCATATTTAGGTGTAACTTCGTCAATACGCTCATTACCTTTGTAATACGTTTGGCGCACAGGCTCGTCAATCCCTGCCATTTCTGCTAATTCCTTGAGATAGTCATTCATTTTCTGATTGGTAATCACAGGCAAGACCTTATCATTTTCAAACGCCACATCCTTGTATTTGTCAAGAATCGCTTTGCTATGATTGTTCAGCTCGATAATCAGGCTATCAGAAGTCTTAACCGTTGTAACCTCAATGTGGTCGCCCTTTATATCACTTCTACGAAGATTAAACACATCGGAGTAGCGCAAGCCCGTGAAGCATTGGAAGAGAAATACATCACGCACCCGATCAAGAGCCTGCTTGGCAGCAGGTATTTCGAATTCTCGGAGTTTGTTCAGTTCCTCCCATGTGAGGAAGATGATTTTCTTCTGTGTGCTTTTGAGTTTAGGTTTATAGCTATCGTAATCATTATTCTGGTGCATACCTTTCTTGAAAGCCCAGCGTAAAAACCACTTTAAGAAACTTAGTTGCTTACCAATAGTAGAATTGCGCATTTCCTTTACATCACGGAGATAGGCAACATAATCGTTTAGACCTTTTTCATCAAAGAAATCAAATGTAAGTCCATCACGAAAGTTCATCAAATGATTTTTCACAGCAGCAAACTTCTCGTAAGTAGAATCAGTCCAATCATTCTGTTGTCCACAATCTCTCACAAACTCATCGAATACCTTGTAGAAAACATTAGGTGTTGATTTTCTCGGTTTGACTTCTTCTATAGGTTTGTGCAGCGCATTGAATGCCTCTTTAATTTGTTCAGGAGATGGAATTATTTCTTCTACTTCAAACTTTTTGAAGATTTCCTGCATCTCTGTATAATAGCCCAAGAGTGAAGCATTGATTTCAGAAGCTGATTGTTTCAATTTGTTTGTGCAACCGTTTCTTACTCGTTGCTTATCAGAATCCCATTTTGCAGCATCAATACGATAACCTGTTGTGAATTCAATTCGTTTGGAAGCAAAATTAACACGCATACGGATAGGCACATTCTCAACAATGAGAACTCCGTCCTTTTTCCTGCTTTCCAACGTGAAGATAATATTCCGCTTGATGTTCATACTTTTGGGTGTTTTGATTTCTGCACCCAAATTTACACCCAAAAATTGATTCTACTAAAGATTTTCCATGAAATCTTATTTTATTAACATTCTGTATAAATCTCTATTATACAATAGATTGAACGTATATGATACTATTTGAAGGTTCAAGAGAAAGAGCCTCTCTCTCCGCAAATTTAAGCCTAAGTGATTCTGTAACAATTACTTAGGTTTTTTTAGATTTTGTGTTCTGCACAAAAGTGCACAAACTCTTGAAAATCGGTATTTGCAGACATGATAAATTTTATCATGTATGAGCAAGAAAAAAAACTATTGGACTGAACCTAAAATAAAAAAATATCCATTAATTAATCCCGATGGAACAAATGGTATGTATGGTT includes:
- a CDS encoding transcriptional regulator, with amino-acid sequence MKAEKNNYIFQVDDTVLVAPQVTGEKDWIEAKITEIEDNPFIGTVINVITPEVIIFFEKPDMFKPLIKKNT
- a CDS encoding PDDEXK nuclease domain-containing protein is translated as MSKDKIQKADKQDLSLVVRAIGTDLEHTQVRMITSANADMLFHYWKVGHFILYLQKKEGWGSKVIDNLSKAIRSQYPDKKGYSRRNIFYMCQFASAYPLEILNKMVEVNSLLQNPTLERVLNQTKELNQLVQEPLALIQFTENQRDIIVQQPVAQLGEISEMLSAIYHSDISKIEDIFKQSAIVRTNWASHVILLNSKLPLGERFWYITQAVANGWSSNVLQMQIETNLFARQITAKKVSNFSVRLPKPQSDLANYLMKDPYIFDMMGQTDKMAERDFERQLVSHITKYLLEMGSGFAFVAQQKHFEVGDSDFYADLILYNIQLHAYVVIELKATPFKPEYMGQLNFYINVVDDTLRGEHDNKTIGLLLCNGGDKVVAQYALSGYDQPIGVSDYQLTKTIPENLKSVLPTVEEVEEELNKFVDQE
- a CDS encoding virulence factor, translating into MYAILFDLDTNCLNENYEGTTYHNAYKLIKDFMISNGFEWKQGSVYFGGNTIDAVTCVLAVQKLAKQYPWFSTCVKDVRMLRIEENNDLLPAISL
- a CDS encoding type II toxin-antitoxin system RelE/ParE family toxin, encoding MEVRWTEEAAKKLEDNLDFWIEKNKSNEYSLKIIQQVELVEKVISENPYFLANYIKSLNLYKRNFFNGKFSLLYEVIEEQGLIYIKLFRSNREKPID
- a CDS encoding site-specific integrase; this encodes MNIKRNIIFTLESRKKDGVLIVENVPIRMRVNFASKRIEFTTGYRIDAAKWDSDKQRVRNGCTNKLKQSASEINASLLGYYTEMQEIFKKFEVEEIIPSPEQIKEAFNALHKPIEEVKPRKSTPNVFYKVFDEFVRDCGQQNDWTDSTYEKFAAVKNHLMNFRDGLTFDFFDEKGLNDYVAYLRDVKEMRNSTIGKQLSFLKWFLRWAFKKGMHQNNDYDSYKPKLKSTQKKIIFLTWEELNKLREFEIPAAKQALDRVRDVFLFQCFTGLRYSDVFNLRRSDIKGDHIEVTTVKTSDSLIIELNNHSKAILDKYKDVAFENDKVLPVITNQKMNDYLKELAEMAGIDEPVRQTYYKGNERIDEVTPKYALLGTHAGRRTFICNAFALGIPPQVVMKWTGHSDYKAMKPYIDIADDIKANAMSKFNQL
- a CDS encoding topoisomerase C-terminal repeat-containing protein, translating into MEYYNIIKDLQVSDVITTAIWEMKLKKVAEGTEDVKLFYKEITDFTNNIVQDIFSKDTKLTSITTERKTLGKCPKCGNGNILEGKKSFGCTNWKKGCDFTIWKTIAGKKISESVIQDLISKKETRLLKGFKSKAGKSFDARLKLNNEFKIEFDFNK
- a CDS encoding DUF262 domain-containing protein is translated as MSKLNIDQKTIKGLFVDKKTDFLIPDYQRPYAWGETECQTLWDDIFTFAIPEDDATKFRQDEEYFLGPIVTFKNGSGKQEIIDGQQRLTTLMLLLRAFYERSGMMQDKGTKSMRKMIEQCVWKTNEFDEPNKEALKIDSEVATDDDKEEFLDILKAGVAPNNFKSRYAENYRFFQKKIDDFLANYPTFFPYLPIRILGNCILLPIEAENQDTALRIFSTLNDRGKPLSDADIFKAEFYKYYSKNGKKEDFIERWRELERLSSLAFNSSKDSPLDELFTLYMYFLRAKQGNTNTTTEALRKFYEKDTYKALKNETTLDELEILIKFWYDVNNQDLNRFSDKVLQLLFVLNYAPNGMWYYFVSVYFMHNKQSDGSLEENAFSKFLERTIGFIWAYALTNPGVNALRTPIYREMVNLINGKEVTFSDFKFERDNLENIIKSYRFLNQRQITRSMITWWAYQHNQQVLLPLESKFDIEHIYAKNRVKNEPLKDGWNAELLGNKSLLEQRINIRSSDYRFTDKVKYYKGLQGGKGERKQTCISELLAMANEKNDFTEDDILNRNEAIIKGFIAYLDQNELLK
- a CDS encoding ParA family protein gives rise to the protein MSIITFSHQKGGVGKSTLAFNVAKKIYESANVCIVDYDKQGSLSQVSDMVYFDILENVLPEELPELDYDFVLVDTPPYLATNLTKIFEVSDIIVVPTRAGILDLFAIKGTIDLITEAKKQDNALIVFNLIKHNTTITQDIVNEMKTFNIKIAETKIQDLVSFTRSILVDTLDSKAQDHIDNLTEEILNMII